One part of the Amphiprion ocellaris isolate individual 3 ecotype Okinawa chromosome 24, ASM2253959v1, whole genome shotgun sequence genome encodes these proteins:
- the LOC111567325 gene encoding mitogen-activated protein kinase kinase kinase kinase 4-like isoform X10, whose amino-acid sequence MANDSPAKSLVDIDLASLRDPAGIFELVEVVGNGTYGQVYKGRHVKTGQLAAIKVMDVTEDEEEEIKLEINMLKKYSHHRNIATYYGAFIKKSPPGHDDQLWLVMEFCGAGSITDLVKNTKGNQLKEDWIAYISREILRGLAHLHAHHVIHRDIKGQNVLLTENAEVKLVDFGVSAQLDRTVGRRNTFIGTPYWMAPEVIACDENPDATYDYRSDLWSCGITAIEMAEGAPPLCDMHPMRALFLIPRNPPPRLKSKKWSKKFFSFIEGCLVKNYTQRPPTEQLLKHPFIRDQPNERQVRIQLKDHIDRTKKKRGEKDETEYEYSGSEEEEEDPPEQEGEPSSIVNVPGESTLRRDFIRLQQENKERSEALRHQQLLQEQQLREQEEYKRQLLAERQKRIEQQKEQRRRLEEQQRRERELRRQQEREQRRREQEDKRRIEEMDRRRKEEEERRRAEDEKRRNDREQEYIRRQLEEEQRHLEMLQEQLLREQAMLLEFKWRELEEQRKAERLHKRLQQEQAYLLSLQHESKQQPGDKTKPPSDHSKPPQTSTLPPDRALTTTPQAQVLHAAAVCAARGESPRAQTVPSDETDETCPSRPSNSPSPPLTETPTDCTPPQAEGLEPDRPSEPVSHPPQPIREADERYRKNIQGSPQIAPPPKQPPLPPRSSEPFSNGSSSEASAMHRPMEPQVQWSHLAALKSSNSAAPSPPPPPPVVARSQSFSESGGGVTSSFAQLHLRSQDPHHHHHHHPSPARTDPQPQPPLRHHPPQGQSGGEEVPPKVPVRTTSRSPVLSRRESPLPSQPGNQGGQRNAGGNVEQRPLWDRVEKLQSRPGSGSSSGSSNSSSQASPGDRFRPRCESPASSKSEGSPLQRPENVSKKQDEKNVARPTRPADLTALAKELRAVDDVRPPHKVTDYSSSSEESGTTDEDDDEEVDQEAGEESTSGAEDSRAGRLSNGETESAKTMLVEDSESDQAITPSKDGTLVIRQSQSESNSMSKHKSSSSFTPFIDPRLLQISPSSGSSLNNMAAFGQDGRLADPLRSDPSRKGSVVNVNPVNTRPPSDTPEIRKYKKRFNSEILCAALWGVNLLVGTESGLMLLDRSGQGKVYPLINRRRIQQMDVLEGLNVLVTISGKKNKLRVYYLSWLRNKILHNDPEVEKKQGWVNVGDLEGCVHYKVVKYERIKFLVLALKNAVEVYAWAPKPYHKFMAFKSFGDLVHKPLLVDLTVEEGQRLKVIYGSCSGFHAVDVDSGAVYDIYLPTHIQTSIQCHAIIILPNTDGIELLVCYEDEGVYVNTYGRITKDVVLQWGEMPTSVAYIRSNQIMGWGEKAIEIRSVETGHLDGVFMHKRAQRLKFLCERNDKVFFASVRPGGASQVYFMTLGRTSLMSW is encoded by the exons GGACGACACGTCAAGACCGGACAGCTGGCTGCCATCAAGGTCATGGATGTCACTGAA gatgaagaggaggaaattAAACTGGAGATCAATATGCTGAAGAAGTATTCGCACCACAGAAACATAGCCACCTACTACGGCGCTTTCATTAAGAAGAGCCCCCCGGGACACGACGACCAACTATGG ttgGTGATGGAATTCTGTGGTGCTGGTTCCATCACAGACCTGGTGAAGAACACGAAGGGGAACCAGCTGAAGGAAGACTGGATCGCCTACATCTCCAGAGAAATCCTCAGA GGTCTGGCTCACTTACATGCCCACCACGTCATCCACCGCGACATCAAAGGCCAGAACGTCCTGTTAACCGAGAACGCTGAAGTTAAACTCG TGGACTTTGGTGTGAGCGCTCAGCTGGACCGGACGGTGGGTCGGAGGAACACCTTCATCGGGACTCCTTACTGGATGGCCCCCGAGGTCATCGCTTGTGACGAGAACCCGGATGCTACTTATGATTACAGA AGTGATTTGTGGTCTTGTGGTATCACAGCGATTGAAATGGCTGAAGGAGCACCAC cacTTTGTGACATGCACCCCATGCGTGCCCTCTTCCTCATTCCGAGAAACCCTCCACCTAGGCTCAAATCTAAAAAATG GTCCaaaaagtttttcagtttcatcGAAGGCTGTCTGGTGAAGAACTACACGCAGCGCCCGCCGACGGAGCAGCTGCTGAAGCATCCCTTCATCCGAGACCAGCCCAACGAGAGGCAGGTCCGGATACAGCTCAAAGACCACATTGACCGGACCAAGAAGAAGAGGGGCGAGAAAG ATGAGACGGAGTACGAGTACAGCGgcagtgaggaggaggaagaggatccCCCAGAGCAGGAGGGAGAACCCAG CTCCATCGTCAACGTGCCCGGTGAGTCGACTCTGCGCCGCGACTTCATCCGCCTGCAGCAGGAGAACAAGGAGCGATCGGAGGCTCTCCGtcaccagcagctcctccaggaGCAGCAGCTCCGAGAGCAGGAGGAGTACAAGAGACAGCTGCTGGCCGAGAGGCAGAAACGAATCGAGCAGCAGAAGGAGCAGAGGAGGCGGCTGGAGGAG CAACAGCGACGTGAACGCGAGCTGAGGAGGCAACAGGAACGCGAGCAGCGACGCCGCGAGCAGGAGGACAAGAGACGCATCGAGGAGATGGATCGTAGACgcaaagaagaggaggaacgcCGGCGGGCTGAAGACGAGAAGAGAAGGAACGATCGTGAGCAG GAGTACATCCGAcgtcagctggaggaggagcagcgacACCTGGAGATGCTGCAGGAGCAGCTGCTCCGTGAACAGGCCATGCTGCTG GAGTTCAAGTGGCGGGAGCTCGAGGAGCAGCGCAAAGCCGAGCGACTCCATAAGCGCCTGCAGCAAGAGCAGGCCTACCTGCTGTCGCTGCAGCACGAGTCCAAACAGCAGCCTGGCGACAAGACCAAACCCCCCTCAGACCATAGCAAACCTCCACAGACCTCCACTCTGCCCCCCGACAGAGCCCTCACCACCACCCCTCAAGCTCAGGTCCTCCACGCTGCCGCCGTTTGTGCAGCGAGAGGCGAGTCCCCCAGAGCCCAGACCGTCCCCTCAGACGAGACTGATGAGACCTGCCCCAGCCGGCCCTCTAACTCCCCCAGCCCCCCTCTGACTGAAACCCCCACTGACTGTACCCCTCCCCAGGCAGAAGGTTTGGAACCCGACAGGCCCAGCGAGCCTGTCAGTCATCCTCCTCAGCCTATCAGAGAG GCCGACGAGCGCTACCGTAAGAACATTCAGGGCTCCCCTCAGATCGCCCCTCCTCCCAAGCAGCCCCCTCTGCCTCCCCGATCCTCTGAACCGTTCTCCAACGGCAGCTCCTCCGAGGCCTCCGCCATGCACCGGCCCATGGAGCCCCAG GTCCAGTGGTCCCACCTGGCTGCTCTAAAGAGCAGCAACAGCGCcgccccctctcctcctcctcctccgcccgTGGTCGCTCGCTCCCAGTCCTTCAGCGAGTCCGGCGGCGGCGTCACCTCTAGCTTTGCACAACTACACCTGCGCTCCCAGGAcccccaccatcaccaccaccaccacccatcGCCCGCACGCACTGACCCCCAACCCCAACCTCCCCTCCGCCACCACCCTCCTCAGGGCCAGAGCGGCGGCGAGGAGGTCCCTCCCAAG GTACCGGTGAGGACAACATCCAGATCTCCCGTTCTGTCACGCCGAGAGTCTCCCCTGCCGTCACAACCTGGCAACCAGGGTGGACAGAGGAACGCTGGCGG TAACGTGGAGCAGCGCCCCCTGTGGGATCGAGTGGAGAAGCTTCAGTCTCGTCCGGGCAGCGGCAGCTCCTCCGGCTCCTCCAACTCCAGCTCCCAGGCCAGTCCAGGGGACCGCTTCAGGCCACGCTGTGAGTCCCCTG CCTCTTCTAAATCTGAGGGATCTCCTCTCCAGCGGCCTGAGAACGTTTCCAAAAAACAAGACGAAAAGAACGTCGCTAGACCTACTCGACCGGCC GACCTGACCGCTCTGGCCAAGGAGCTCCGTGCCGTCGACGATGTCCGGCCTCCCCACAAGGTCACCGACTACTCCTCCTCCAGCGAGGAATCAGGCACCACCGACGAGGACGACGATGAGGAGGTGGACCAGGAGGCGGGAGAGGAGTCCACCTCAGGGGCCGAGGACTCCAGAGCTGG GAGGCTGAGTAACGGAGAGACGGAGTCTGCCAAGACCATGCTGGTGGAGGACTCGGAGAGTGACCAAGCCATCACACCCTCCAAGGATGGAACCCTGGTCATCAGACAG TCCCAGTCAGAGAGCAACTCCATGTCCAAACACAAGTCTTCCTCTTCGTTCACTCCCTTCATCGACCCACGCCTTCTGCAGATATCCCCATCCAGCGGCAGCTCCCTCAACAACATGG CAGCGTTTGGGCAGGACGGACGCCTGGCCGACCCGCTGAGGTCTGATCCGTCCCGTAAAGGCTCTGTGGTCAATGTCAACCCGGTCAACACTCGTCCGCCGAGCGACACTCCGGAGATTCGCAAGTACAAAAAGAGGTTCAACTCTGAGATCCTGTGTGCAGCACTTTGGG GAGTGAATCTGCTGGTCGGGACAGAGAGCGGTCTGATGCTGCTGGATCGCAGCGGTCAGGGGAAGGTTTACCCTCTGATCAACCGCCGACGCATCCAGCAGATGGACGTCCTGGAGGGACTCAACGTCCTGGTCACCATATCAG GTAAGAAGAACAAGCTGCGAGTGTATTACCTGTCGTGGCTCAGGAACAAGATTTTGCACAACGACCCTGAAGTGGAGAAGAAGCAGGGTTGGGTCAACGTGGGCGACCTGGAGGGTTGCGTCCACTACAAAGTTG TGAAGTACGAGAGGATTAAGTTCTTGGTGCTGGCCTTGAAGAACGCTGTGGAGGTGTACGCCTGGGCGCCCAAACCCTACCACAAATTCATGGCCTTTAAG TCTTTTGGTGACCTGGTGCACAAGCCTCTGCTGGTCGACCTGACTGTGGAGGAAGGTCAGAGGTTAAAGGTCATCTACGGCTCCTGCTCAGGCTTCCATGCTGTGGATGTGGACTCTGGTGCCGTCTACGACATCTACCTGCCCACACAT ATCCAGACCAGCATCCAGTGCCACGCCATCATCATTTTACCCAACACTGATGGGATCGAGCTGCTGGTGTGTTACGAGGACGAGGGTGTCTACGTGAACACCTACGGACGCATCACCAAGGACGTGGTGCTGCAGTGGGGAGAAATGCCAACTTCAGTGG CCTACATTAGGTCAAACCAGATCATGGGCTGGGGTGAGAAGGCCATAGAGATCCGCTCCGTTGAGACGGGTCACCTGGACGGCGTCTTCATGCACAAGAGAGCTCAGAGACTCAAGTTCCTTTGTGAGAGGAACGATAAG
- the LOC111567325 gene encoding mitogen-activated protein kinase kinase kinase kinase 4-like isoform X9, which produces MANDSPAKSLVDIDLASLRDPAGIFELVEVVGNGTYGQVYKGRHVKTGQLAAIKVMDVTEDEEEEIKLEINMLKKYSHHRNIATYYGAFIKKSPPGHDDQLWLVMEFCGAGSITDLVKNTKGNQLKEDWIAYISREILRGLAHLHAHHVIHRDIKGQNVLLTENAEVKLVDFGVSAQLDRTVGRRNTFIGTPYWMAPEVIACDENPDATYDYRSDLWSCGITAIEMAEGAPPLCDMHPMRALFLIPRNPPPRLKSKKWSKKFFSFIEGCLVKNYTQRPPTEQLLKHPFIRDQPNERQVRIQLKDHIDRTKKKRGEKDETEYEYSGSEEEEEDPPEQEGEPSSIVNVPGESTLRRDFIRLQQENKERSEALRHQQLLQEQQLREQEEYKRQLLAERQKRIEQQKEQRRRLEEQQRRERELRRQQEREQRRREQEDKRRIEEMDRRRKEEEERRRAEDEKRRNDREQEYIRRQLEEEQRHLEMLQEQLLREQAMLLEFKWRELEEQRKAERLHKRLQQEQAYLLSLQHESKQQPGDKTKPPSDHSKPPQTSTLPPDRALTTTPQAQVLHAAAVCAARGESPRAQTVPSDETDETCPSRPSNSPSPPLTETPTDCTPPQAEGLEPDRPSEPVSHPPQPIREADERYRKNIQGSPQIAPPPKQPPLPPRSSEPFSNGSSSEASAMHRPMEPQVQWSHLAALKSSNSAAPSPPPPPPVVARSQSFSESGGGVTSSFAQLHLRSQDPHHHHHHHPSPARTDPQPQPPLRHHPPQGQSGGEEVPPKVPVRTTSRSPVLSRRESPLPSQPGNQGGQRNAGGNVEQRPLWDRVEKLQSRPGSGSSSGSSNSSSQASPGDRFRPRCESPASSKSEGSPLQRPENVSKKQDEKNVARPTRPADLTALAKELRAVDDVRPPHKVTDYSSSSEESGTTDEDDDEEVDQEAGEESTSGAEDSRAGYPHGFRRRLSNGETESAKTMLVEDSESDQAITPSKDGTLVIRQSQSESNSMSKHKSSSSFTPFIDPRLLQISPSSGSSLNNMAFGQDGRLADPLRSDPSRKGSVVNVNPVNTRPPSDTPEIRKYKKRFNSEILCAALWGVNLLVGTESGLMLLDRSGQGKVYPLINRRRIQQMDVLEGLNVLVTISGKKNKLRVYYLSWLRNKILHNDPEVEKKQGWVNVGDLEGCVHYKVVKYERIKFLVLALKNAVEVYAWAPKPYHKFMAFKSFGDLVHKPLLVDLTVEEGQRLKVIYGSCSGFHAVDVDSGAVYDIYLPTHIQTSIQCHAIIILPNTDGIELLVCYEDEGVYVNTYGRITKDVVLQWGEMPTSVAYIRSNQIMGWGEKAIEIRSVETGHLDGVFMHKRAQRLKFLCERNDKVFFASVRPGGASQVYFMTLGRTSLMSW; this is translated from the exons GGACGACACGTCAAGACCGGACAGCTGGCTGCCATCAAGGTCATGGATGTCACTGAA gatgaagaggaggaaattAAACTGGAGATCAATATGCTGAAGAAGTATTCGCACCACAGAAACATAGCCACCTACTACGGCGCTTTCATTAAGAAGAGCCCCCCGGGACACGACGACCAACTATGG ttgGTGATGGAATTCTGTGGTGCTGGTTCCATCACAGACCTGGTGAAGAACACGAAGGGGAACCAGCTGAAGGAAGACTGGATCGCCTACATCTCCAGAGAAATCCTCAGA GGTCTGGCTCACTTACATGCCCACCACGTCATCCACCGCGACATCAAAGGCCAGAACGTCCTGTTAACCGAGAACGCTGAAGTTAAACTCG TGGACTTTGGTGTGAGCGCTCAGCTGGACCGGACGGTGGGTCGGAGGAACACCTTCATCGGGACTCCTTACTGGATGGCCCCCGAGGTCATCGCTTGTGACGAGAACCCGGATGCTACTTATGATTACAGA AGTGATTTGTGGTCTTGTGGTATCACAGCGATTGAAATGGCTGAAGGAGCACCAC cacTTTGTGACATGCACCCCATGCGTGCCCTCTTCCTCATTCCGAGAAACCCTCCACCTAGGCTCAAATCTAAAAAATG GTCCaaaaagtttttcagtttcatcGAAGGCTGTCTGGTGAAGAACTACACGCAGCGCCCGCCGACGGAGCAGCTGCTGAAGCATCCCTTCATCCGAGACCAGCCCAACGAGAGGCAGGTCCGGATACAGCTCAAAGACCACATTGACCGGACCAAGAAGAAGAGGGGCGAGAAAG ATGAGACGGAGTACGAGTACAGCGgcagtgaggaggaggaagaggatccCCCAGAGCAGGAGGGAGAACCCAG CTCCATCGTCAACGTGCCCGGTGAGTCGACTCTGCGCCGCGACTTCATCCGCCTGCAGCAGGAGAACAAGGAGCGATCGGAGGCTCTCCGtcaccagcagctcctccaggaGCAGCAGCTCCGAGAGCAGGAGGAGTACAAGAGACAGCTGCTGGCCGAGAGGCAGAAACGAATCGAGCAGCAGAAGGAGCAGAGGAGGCGGCTGGAGGAG CAACAGCGACGTGAACGCGAGCTGAGGAGGCAACAGGAACGCGAGCAGCGACGCCGCGAGCAGGAGGACAAGAGACGCATCGAGGAGATGGATCGTAGACgcaaagaagaggaggaacgcCGGCGGGCTGAAGACGAGAAGAGAAGGAACGATCGTGAGCAG GAGTACATCCGAcgtcagctggaggaggagcagcgacACCTGGAGATGCTGCAGGAGCAGCTGCTCCGTGAACAGGCCATGCTGCTG GAGTTCAAGTGGCGGGAGCTCGAGGAGCAGCGCAAAGCCGAGCGACTCCATAAGCGCCTGCAGCAAGAGCAGGCCTACCTGCTGTCGCTGCAGCACGAGTCCAAACAGCAGCCTGGCGACAAGACCAAACCCCCCTCAGACCATAGCAAACCTCCACAGACCTCCACTCTGCCCCCCGACAGAGCCCTCACCACCACCCCTCAAGCTCAGGTCCTCCACGCTGCCGCCGTTTGTGCAGCGAGAGGCGAGTCCCCCAGAGCCCAGACCGTCCCCTCAGACGAGACTGATGAGACCTGCCCCAGCCGGCCCTCTAACTCCCCCAGCCCCCCTCTGACTGAAACCCCCACTGACTGTACCCCTCCCCAGGCAGAAGGTTTGGAACCCGACAGGCCCAGCGAGCCTGTCAGTCATCCTCCTCAGCCTATCAGAGAG GCCGACGAGCGCTACCGTAAGAACATTCAGGGCTCCCCTCAGATCGCCCCTCCTCCCAAGCAGCCCCCTCTGCCTCCCCGATCCTCTGAACCGTTCTCCAACGGCAGCTCCTCCGAGGCCTCCGCCATGCACCGGCCCATGGAGCCCCAG GTCCAGTGGTCCCACCTGGCTGCTCTAAAGAGCAGCAACAGCGCcgccccctctcctcctcctcctccgcccgTGGTCGCTCGCTCCCAGTCCTTCAGCGAGTCCGGCGGCGGCGTCACCTCTAGCTTTGCACAACTACACCTGCGCTCCCAGGAcccccaccatcaccaccaccaccacccatcGCCCGCACGCACTGACCCCCAACCCCAACCTCCCCTCCGCCACCACCCTCCTCAGGGCCAGAGCGGCGGCGAGGAGGTCCCTCCCAAG GTACCGGTGAGGACAACATCCAGATCTCCCGTTCTGTCACGCCGAGAGTCTCCCCTGCCGTCACAACCTGGCAACCAGGGTGGACAGAGGAACGCTGGCGG TAACGTGGAGCAGCGCCCCCTGTGGGATCGAGTGGAGAAGCTTCAGTCTCGTCCGGGCAGCGGCAGCTCCTCCGGCTCCTCCAACTCCAGCTCCCAGGCCAGTCCAGGGGACCGCTTCAGGCCACGCTGTGAGTCCCCTG CCTCTTCTAAATCTGAGGGATCTCCTCTCCAGCGGCCTGAGAACGTTTCCAAAAAACAAGACGAAAAGAACGTCGCTAGACCTACTCGACCGGCC GACCTGACCGCTCTGGCCAAGGAGCTCCGTGCCGTCGACGATGTCCGGCCTCCCCACAAGGTCACCGACTACTCCTCCTCCAGCGAGGAATCAGGCACCACCGACGAGGACGACGATGAGGAGGTGGACCAGGAGGCGGGAGAGGAGTCCACCTCAGGGGCCGAGGACTCCAGAGCTGG ATATCCCCATGGCTTCCGCAGGAGGCTGAGTAACGGAGAGACGGAGTCTGCCAAGACCATGCTGGTGGAGGACTCGGAGAGTGACCAAGCCATCACACCCTCCAAGGATGGAACCCTGGTCATCAGACAG TCCCAGTCAGAGAGCAACTCCATGTCCAAACACAAGTCTTCCTCTTCGTTCACTCCCTTCATCGACCCACGCCTTCTGCAGATATCCCCATCCAGCGGCAGCTCCCTCAACAACATGG CGTTTGGGCAGGACGGACGCCTGGCCGACCCGCTGAGGTCTGATCCGTCCCGTAAAGGCTCTGTGGTCAATGTCAACCCGGTCAACACTCGTCCGCCGAGCGACACTCCGGAGATTCGCAAGTACAAAAAGAGGTTCAACTCTGAGATCCTGTGTGCAGCACTTTGGG GAGTGAATCTGCTGGTCGGGACAGAGAGCGGTCTGATGCTGCTGGATCGCAGCGGTCAGGGGAAGGTTTACCCTCTGATCAACCGCCGACGCATCCAGCAGATGGACGTCCTGGAGGGACTCAACGTCCTGGTCACCATATCAG GTAAGAAGAACAAGCTGCGAGTGTATTACCTGTCGTGGCTCAGGAACAAGATTTTGCACAACGACCCTGAAGTGGAGAAGAAGCAGGGTTGGGTCAACGTGGGCGACCTGGAGGGTTGCGTCCACTACAAAGTTG TGAAGTACGAGAGGATTAAGTTCTTGGTGCTGGCCTTGAAGAACGCTGTGGAGGTGTACGCCTGGGCGCCCAAACCCTACCACAAATTCATGGCCTTTAAG TCTTTTGGTGACCTGGTGCACAAGCCTCTGCTGGTCGACCTGACTGTGGAGGAAGGTCAGAGGTTAAAGGTCATCTACGGCTCCTGCTCAGGCTTCCATGCTGTGGATGTGGACTCTGGTGCCGTCTACGACATCTACCTGCCCACACAT ATCCAGACCAGCATCCAGTGCCACGCCATCATCATTTTACCCAACACTGATGGGATCGAGCTGCTGGTGTGTTACGAGGACGAGGGTGTCTACGTGAACACCTACGGACGCATCACCAAGGACGTGGTGCTGCAGTGGGGAGAAATGCCAACTTCAGTGG CCTACATTAGGTCAAACCAGATCATGGGCTGGGGTGAGAAGGCCATAGAGATCCGCTCCGTTGAGACGGGTCACCTGGACGGCGTCTTCATGCACAAGAGAGCTCAGAGACTCAAGTTCCTTTGTGAGAGGAACGATAAG